The following are encoded together in the Gasterosteus aculeatus chromosome 7, fGasAcu3.hap1.1, whole genome shotgun sequence genome:
- the trip6 gene encoding thyroid receptor-interacting protein 6 isoform X1 yields the protein MSGPTWLPPRTLDSPERTPPQMSHSAASAIYRAPNKKGTSDFRPKYGPYDQNGGGGGGGGMANRYMATGPTGGPIHHPSSDHYYPPAHGPKEDRTWSPHPDSYELMHRGPEKPASYHSNIDADIDSLTSMLADLDSRPQDSSAQLYDNVPYNQYLPGDHYRPAHQSAGPPQGRPSMGYSPHPQSQYHPAPRHPSEHQPPQYSASHQSDYYSSSSSSSNPKPYPQPVPASYTTASTPTGPRFTVQVKTAQPVTYSQTGRQAEQAYTPPPPRQHVSRPQTSPQGWYPPHPGSQAQEMHSEAVYKGGSSGPGGRAVQVPQSNRGLEGHQTGPSPAYQPSKQGTATTRPEEELDRLTKKLVYDMNHPPVEDYFGRCARCGDNVVGDGSGCIAMEQVFHVECFTCITCHARLRGQPFYALDKKSYCESCYIGTLERCSKCSKPILDRILRAMGKAYHPRCFTCVVCNCCLDGVPFTVDATSQIHCIDDFHRKYAPRCSVCGEPIMPEQGQEETVRIVALDRSFHVNCYICEECGLLLSSEGEGRGCYPLDGHILCKNCSACRIQDLSAKISTDC from the exons ATGTCCGGTCCCACCTGGCTTCCACCGAGGACTCTGGACAGCCCCGAGCGAACCCCCCCACAGATGTCTCACTCTGCCGCGTCAGCGATCTACCGAGCCCCCAACAAGAAAGGGACGTCCGACTTCCGGCCAAAATATGGCCCCTATGACCAgaacggaggaggagggggagggggtgggatgGCCAACAGGTACATGGCTACCGGACCCACAG GTGGGCCCATTCACCACCCGTCCAGCGACCACTATTACCCCCCTGCTCACGGCCCCAAAGAAGACCGCACCTGGAGCCCTCACCCGGACAGTTACGAGCTGATG CACCGTGGTCCCGAAAAGCCAGCGAGCTATCACTCCAATATCGACGCGGATATCGACTCCCTCACCAGCATGCTGGCCGACCTGGACAGCCGCCCGCAGGACTCCAGCGCACAG CTGTACGACAACGTGCCTTACAACCAGTACCTCCCGGGGGATCACTACAGGCCAGCGCACCAGAGCGCGGGGCCTCCTCAGGGTCGGCCATCTATGGGCTACTCGCCTCACCCCCAGAGCCAGTACCACCCGGCCCCCCGCCACCCCAGCGAGCACCAGCCCCCTCAGTACTCCGCCTCCCACCAGTCGGActactactcctcctcctcctcctcctcgaaccCCAAGCCCTACCCTCAGCCCGTCCCGGCCTCCTACACCACGGCCTCCACGCCCACCGGGCCCCGGTTCACCGTCCAGGTGAAGACGGCTCAGCCCGTCACCTACTCGCAGACGGGGAGGCAGGCCGAGCAGGCCtacacgccgcccccccctcgccagCACGTGTCGCGGCCCCAGACGAGTCCGCAGGGCTGGTACCCGCCCCATCCCGGCTCGCAGGCtcaggagatgcactctgaggCGGTGTACAAGGGAGGCAGCTCGGGGCCGGGAGGGAGAGCTGTGCAGGTCCCGCAGTCCAACAGGGGGTTGGAAGGTCACCAGACGGGGCCGAGTCCGGCTTATCAGCCCAGCAAG CAGGGGACAGCGACCACCAGGCCAGAAGAAGAGCTGGATCGACTTACCAAGAAGTTGGTATACGATATGAACCACCCCCCCGTCGAGGACTATTTTG GCCGCTGTGCCCGGTGCGGCGACAACGTGGTCGGCGACGGCAGCGGCTGCATCGCCATGGAGCAGGTGTTCCACGTGGAATGTTTCACTTGCATCACCTGCCACGCGCGTCTCCGGGGGCAACCCTTCTACGCCCTCGACAAGAAGAGTTACTGCGAGAGCTGTTACATT GGTACGTTAGAGCGCTGTTCAAAGTGCTCCAAGCCCATCCTGGACCGTATCCTGCGGGCCATGGGGAAGGCCTATCACCCCCGCTGCTTCACCTGCGTGGTTTGCAACTGCTGCCTGGACGGCGTGCCCTTCACCGTGGACGCCACGTCTCAGATACACTGCATAGACGACTTTCACAG GAAGTACGCTCCTCGCTGCTCGGTGTGCGGCGAGCCCATCATGCCCGAACAGGGCCAGGAGGAGACGGTGCGGATCGTGGCCCTGGACCGCAGCTTTCACGTTAACTGTTACATCTGTGAG GAATGCGGCCTCCTGCTGTCCTCGGAGGGCGAGGGCCGAGGCTGCTACCCGCTGGACGGCCACATCTTGTGCAAGAACTGCAGCGCCTGCCGCATCCAGGACCTCTCGGCCAAGATCTCCACCGACTGCTAA
- the trip6 gene encoding thyroid receptor-interacting protein 6 isoform X2: MSGPTWLPPRTLDSPERTPPQMSHSAASAIYRAPNKKGTSDFRPKYGPYDQNGGGGGGGGMANRYMATGPTGGPIHHPSSDHYYPPAHGPKEDRTWSPHPDSYELMHRGPEKPASYHSNIDADIDSLTSMLADLDSRPQDSSAQLYDNVPYNQYLPGDHYRPAHQSAGPPQGRPSMGYSPHPQSQYHPAPRHPSEHQPPQYSASHQSDYYSSSSSSSNPKPYPQPVPASYTTASTPTGPRFTVQVKTAQPVTYSQTGRQAEQAYTPPPPRQHVSRPQTSPQGWYPPHPGSQAQEMHSEAVYKGGSSGPGGRAVQVPQSNRGLEGHQTGPSPAYQPSKGTATTRPEEELDRLTKKLVYDMNHPPVEDYFGRCARCGDNVVGDGSGCIAMEQVFHVECFTCITCHARLRGQPFYALDKKSYCESCYIGTLERCSKCSKPILDRILRAMGKAYHPRCFTCVVCNCCLDGVPFTVDATSQIHCIDDFHRKYAPRCSVCGEPIMPEQGQEETVRIVALDRSFHVNCYICEECGLLLSSEGEGRGCYPLDGHILCKNCSACRIQDLSAKISTDC; this comes from the exons ATGTCCGGTCCCACCTGGCTTCCACCGAGGACTCTGGACAGCCCCGAGCGAACCCCCCCACAGATGTCTCACTCTGCCGCGTCAGCGATCTACCGAGCCCCCAACAAGAAAGGGACGTCCGACTTCCGGCCAAAATATGGCCCCTATGACCAgaacggaggaggagggggagggggtgggatgGCCAACAGGTACATGGCTACCGGACCCACAG GTGGGCCCATTCACCACCCGTCCAGCGACCACTATTACCCCCCTGCTCACGGCCCCAAAGAAGACCGCACCTGGAGCCCTCACCCGGACAGTTACGAGCTGATG CACCGTGGTCCCGAAAAGCCAGCGAGCTATCACTCCAATATCGACGCGGATATCGACTCCCTCACCAGCATGCTGGCCGACCTGGACAGCCGCCCGCAGGACTCCAGCGCACAG CTGTACGACAACGTGCCTTACAACCAGTACCTCCCGGGGGATCACTACAGGCCAGCGCACCAGAGCGCGGGGCCTCCTCAGGGTCGGCCATCTATGGGCTACTCGCCTCACCCCCAGAGCCAGTACCACCCGGCCCCCCGCCACCCCAGCGAGCACCAGCCCCCTCAGTACTCCGCCTCCCACCAGTCGGActactactcctcctcctcctcctcctcgaaccCCAAGCCCTACCCTCAGCCCGTCCCGGCCTCCTACACCACGGCCTCCACGCCCACCGGGCCCCGGTTCACCGTCCAGGTGAAGACGGCTCAGCCCGTCACCTACTCGCAGACGGGGAGGCAGGCCGAGCAGGCCtacacgccgcccccccctcgccagCACGTGTCGCGGCCCCAGACGAGTCCGCAGGGCTGGTACCCGCCCCATCCCGGCTCGCAGGCtcaggagatgcactctgaggCGGTGTACAAGGGAGGCAGCTCGGGGCCGGGAGGGAGAGCTGTGCAGGTCCCGCAGTCCAACAGGGGGTTGGAAGGTCACCAGACGGGGCCGAGTCCGGCTTATCAGCCCAGCAAG GGGACAGCGACCACCAGGCCAGAAGAAGAGCTGGATCGACTTACCAAGAAGTTGGTATACGATATGAACCACCCCCCCGTCGAGGACTATTTTG GCCGCTGTGCCCGGTGCGGCGACAACGTGGTCGGCGACGGCAGCGGCTGCATCGCCATGGAGCAGGTGTTCCACGTGGAATGTTTCACTTGCATCACCTGCCACGCGCGTCTCCGGGGGCAACCCTTCTACGCCCTCGACAAGAAGAGTTACTGCGAGAGCTGTTACATT GGTACGTTAGAGCGCTGTTCAAAGTGCTCCAAGCCCATCCTGGACCGTATCCTGCGGGCCATGGGGAAGGCCTATCACCCCCGCTGCTTCACCTGCGTGGTTTGCAACTGCTGCCTGGACGGCGTGCCCTTCACCGTGGACGCCACGTCTCAGATACACTGCATAGACGACTTTCACAG GAAGTACGCTCCTCGCTGCTCGGTGTGCGGCGAGCCCATCATGCCCGAACAGGGCCAGGAGGAGACGGTGCGGATCGTGGCCCTGGACCGCAGCTTTCACGTTAACTGTTACATCTGTGAG GAATGCGGCCTCCTGCTGTCCTCGGAGGGCGAGGGCCGAGGCTGCTACCCGCTGGACGGCCACATCTTGTGCAAGAACTGCAGCGCCTGCCGCATCCAGGACCTCTCGGCCAAGATCTCCACCGACTGCTAA
- the sst5 gene encoding somatostatin-1B: MRRVSKTKWLIHQLLARKHVGVPLSPVLLARFWTRSELCCCCVCVCACVKVMQVLLVALFSSVLLVQVSGAPRGDMPTQRGDPADNKDLAYSMLLKFVSELTAARGGETLLVPEQEEEEEEAEGGRQEVMRRHLPLTQRERKAGCRNFFWKTFTSC, from the exons ATGAGGAGGGTTTCGAAGACCAAGTGGCTCATTCATCAGCTCCTCGCACGGAAACACGTTGGCGTTCCGCTCTCCCCGGTTCTCCTCGCGCGTTTTTGGACTCGTTCGgaactctgctgctgctgcgtgtgtgtgtgcgcgtgtgtgaagGTGATGCAGGTTCTCCTCGTGGCCTTGTTCTCCTCGGTGCTGCTGGTGCAGGTCAGCGGGGCTCCACGCGGAGACATGCCGACGCAGAGGGGAGACCCGGCGGACAACAAG GATCTCGCGTACTCGATGTTGCTGAAGTTTGTGTCGGAGCTGACGGCGGCTCGAGGAGGCGAGACGCTCCTCGTgccggagcaggaggaggaggaggaggaggcggaaggggggaggcaggaggTGATGAGGCGACATCTCCCCCTCACCCAAAGAGAGCGGAAAGCCGGCTGTCGTAACTTCTTCTGGAAGACGTTCACTTCGTGTTAG
- the zpax4 gene encoding zona pellucida protein AX 4: MAFGFCLSVFLLLSVWSTAKCSGIPNGALRMECRDRYFMIAVNLSFTGADPLFEAVDGTSVRAITKPYAAQCGYTVRVLPLVGHVELRSSYFSCHTDNQDDKVFTFKFNLVATRKGKEERFALNQTCSPSLPWSPREVTCEENYMEVSVRSEIKCLPQTVDDWSDLDTVRGSSTSDWQVMFHRHEEHLLPMNLTAARKQGYAFDLTKGRLVFRTPYGQPDSFSTEVNGVPVEEVHATLFSRQSWIVFMVDLVAACSIDEGFYDEVGGYIMWETPEMPCRSNCERQLNVGLNGELVKQAVAVKGGFVVEKDNITVHISIPNNAEGGYRKSLLAGGLYQFYIFHLYLEQILAEDHVGTRVRFQRTLSTPLLPCYIFTTNRTSVAERAFTVYLGNIPEDVQLLAVRLNGQEFAVPFSNTSAYSLTKVVHPNNTCGFTLRVPFEDPLVVQKFVQVAVLQYGLDINFTLSVLPENELFYRLAIIEALFSPPTFVTTCSESGISFHLDRQRSDYLWEISVGADLLTPELAAQRGYNLSDDGQSLLLKVPLFSRGYEYRDIALQGFFGSFGIMARDHTTQIESTTTKTCLFSTAEFILCSTDGTMTVVADVSSALPTGGVPAETHLFDQYCEPKETDVTRALFSYPVNSCGSSIKLGKGNVTYQNEIFYSSKMYLSKSKVFSGDATGRVLAQCTYPVASLHRLFSVYKFESDVAGLGTIIHTTEPLAGLHGSTTRPIGPLQIGSSYPGSYMSALQPPARYKVSKFHNFASVLRKGAPRSMRTKMTPAQI, encoded by the exons ATGGCTTTCGGGTTCTGCCTGAG TGTTTTCTTACTCCTGTCCGTCTGGTCCACTGCAAAGTGTTCTGGCATTCCAAACG GAGCGCTCCGCATGGAGTGTCGTGATCGGTACTTCATGATCGCTGTGAATCTCTCCTTCACTGGGGCGGACCCTCTCTTTGAGGCTGTTG ATGGGACAAGTGTGCGTGCCATCACAAAGCCGTATGCAGCGCAGTGTGGCTACACTGTCCGTGTTCTCCCTCTAGTTGGCCACGTGGAGCTCCGGTCCTCTTACTTCAGCTGTCACACTGACAACCAG GATGATAAAGTCTTCACTTTTAAGTTCAACTTGGTTGCTACCCGTAAGGGAAAGGAGGAACGCTTTGCGCTGAACCAGACCtgttccccctctctcccctggTCTCCCAGAGAAGTTACTTGTGAAGAGAACTACATGGAG gtttCTGTGAGGAGCGAAATCAAATGTCTTCCTCAGACTGTGGATGACTGGAGTGATCTTGACACT GTACGCGGCTCCTCCACCTCAGATTGGCAGGTGATGTTTCATAGACACGAGGAGCATTTGCTGCCCATGAACCTCACTGCAGCTCGCAAGCAGGGCTACGCGTTTGACCTCACGAAAGGAAGGCTGGTGTTTCGTACTCCGTATGGGCAACCGGACTCGTTCAGCACTGAG GTGAATGGTGTTCCGGTAGAGGAGGTCCACGCAACTCTGTTCTCAAGACAAAGCTGGATTGTCTTCATGGTCGACCTGGTGGCCGCTTGCTCAATTG ATGAAGGATTTTATGATGAGGTCGGCGGCTACATTATGTGGGAAACTCCAGAGATGCCGTGCAGGAGTAATTGTGAAAGACAACTCAACGTCGGTCTCAATGGTGAACTCGTTAAACAGGCAGTTGCAGTAAAGGGAGGCTTTGTCGTGGAGAAGGATAACATCACAGTCCATATCAGCATCCCCAATAATGCTGAAGGAGGATACAGGAAG AGCCTTCTGGCCGGCGGTCTCTACCAGTTTTATATATTTCATCTGTACTTGGAGCAAATCCTGGCAGAGGATCACGTAGGAACCAGAGTGCGATTTCAGAGGACCCTCTCCACGCCCCTGCTGCCGTGCTACATTTTCACCACAAACCGAACGTCCGTCGCCGAACGCGCCTTCACAGTCTACCTCGGCAACATCCCCGAAGATGTTCAGCTGTTGGCGGTTCGTTTGAACGGACAAGAATTCGCGGTTCCGTTTTCCAACACCAGTGCCTACTCGCTCACCAAGGTTGTTCACCCCAACAACACTTGTGGATTCACCCTGAGGGTCCCTTTTGAAGACCCCCTCGTCGTGCAGAAG TTTGTTCAGGTTGCAGTTCTTCAATATGGGCTGGACATAAACTTCACCCTCTCGGTTCTGCCTGAAAACGAACTCTTTTACCGCCTGGCAATCATCGAGGCATTGTTCT CTCCTCCAACCTTCGTCACCACCTGCTCTGAGTCCGGCATCAGCTTCCACCTGGACCGTCAGCGTTCTGACTACCTCTGGGAGATCAGCGTTGGTGCCGACCTGCTGACCCCAGAGCTCGCGGCCCAGCGTGGCTACAACCTGAGCGACGATGGCCAGAGTCTGCTGCTCAAGGTGCCGCTCTTCTCCAGAGGCTACGAGTATAGG GACATTGCTTTGCAGGGCTTCTTTGGCTCCTTTGGGATCATGGCGCGGGATCACACGACTCAAATCGAGAGCACAACCACAAAGACTTGTCTTTTCTCTACGGCGGAATTCATCT TGTGTTCCACCGATGGGACGATGACCGTTGTGGCTGACGTGTCTTCGGCCCTCCCCACCGGAGGCGTTCCTGCTGAAACGCACCTGTTCGACCAATACTGTGAGCCCAAAGAGACTGACGTCACCAGGGCTCTGTTCTCCTATCCAGTAAACAGCTGTGGCTCCTCGATCAAG CTCGGCAAGGGAAATGTGACCTATCAAAATGAGATTTTCTACAGCAGCAAGATGTACCTCAGTAAGAGTAAAGTGTTTTCTGGCGATGCTACTGGGAG GGTGCTGGCACAGTGCACATATCCTGTGGCTAGTCTGCATCGCCTCTTCTCAGTGTACAAGTTTGAGTCAGATGTCGCTGGCCTCGGCACGATCATCCACACCACAGAGCCCCTCGCAG GTCTGCACGGTTCCACCACGAGGCCCATTGGCCCGCTTCAAATCGGCAGCAGTTATCCTGGCTCGTACATGTCAGCCCTGCAGCCTCCTGCTCGCTACAAAGTTTCTAAATTTCACAATTTTGCAAGTGTTTTAAGAAAAG GAGCACCCCGATCCATGAGAACTAAAATGACTCCTGCCCAAATTTGA
- the LOC120821531 gene encoding uncharacterized protein LOC120821531, which translates to MPVYMAADFAHHRTNRRNPTLPVITPAELFYTDPTMSCGRRVPNALTELRVLDCFRLNTPPPVMSAFPSPPSRPAPFRWGTHPTRDLGSLSLRVNTPRPPAGPRRLVVQLTQEEDQAVTNLLKLHHQEVPLRSKETLTGALGPLCSEVPRARAAGPLPLADCWSDLELEVADVLLSGFGPMERDRI; encoded by the exons ATGCCTGTGTACATGGCTGCGGATTTTGCGCACCATCGCACGAACCGGCGCAACCCAACGC TGCCCGTCATCACCCCAGCAGAGTTGTTCTACACCGATCCCACCATGAGCTGTGGGAGGAGGGTCCCCAACGCGCTCACTGAGTTGAGG GTTCTCGATTGCTTCCGCCTCAACACCCCACCACCAGTCATGTCGGCATTCCCTTCTCCACCGAGCCGCCCCGCCCCGTTCAGATGGGGGACGCACCCCACCAGGGACCTGGGCAGCCTCTCCTTGAGGGTAAACACTCCGCGTCCTCCTGCGGGGCCGAGGCGGCTCGTGGTCCAACTTACCCAGGAGGAGGACCAGGCCGTCACTAATCTCCTGAAACTGCACCACCAAGAAGTGCCTCTCCGGAGTAAGGAGACCCTGACGGGGGCCCTCGGGCCCCTCTGCAGCGAGGTGCCACGTGCGAGAGCGGCTGGTCCGCTGCCGCTCGCGGATTGTTGGTCAGATTTGGAGCTTGAGGTGGCGGACGTCCTCTTGAGCGGCTTCGGCCCGATGGAGAGGGACCGAATCTAG